The following proteins are co-located in the Bacillota bacterium genome:
- a CDS encoding DUF2520 domain-containing protein: MDMGIGIIGLGKLGCSLAVGLKKEGYIISGLYSKSADSVKFANAKLDTNFENSLVDTVEKSEIVFITVPDSSIVNVVMEISSGLSRESICNKVFIHCSGALSSHVLELLEEKGAYTGSLHPVQTFADKETGWKGLYGIYYGFEGNNRAYEIIKPIILSFKGKVLNINEKYKSLYHAAACIVSNYFVTLAYIAGHLFESIGAESDEGIKALKPLIEKTLYNIDSLGPVNALTGPISRGDIETVAGHIEAIKEKNPEILDVYKALGRITVEIGLEKGTIHDEQAELLKRLLD, encoded by the coding sequence ATGGATATGGGTATAGGGATTATTGGATTAGGCAAATTAGGGTGTTCTCTGGCTGTTGGTTTAAAAAAGGAGGGCTATATAATCTCAGGTCTGTATAGTAAATCTGCCGATTCAGTGAAGTTTGCAAATGCCAAGCTGGACACAAATTTTGAAAACAGCCTGGTTGATACTGTAGAGAAGTCTGAAATAGTGTTTATTACCGTACCCGATTCCAGCATTGTAAATGTAGTCATGGAAATATCATCCGGTTTAAGCCGGGAAAGTATTTGCAACAAGGTATTTATTCATTGCAGTGGGGCATTATCAAGTCATGTATTGGAGTTATTAGAAGAAAAAGGTGCGTATACAGGTTCTCTCCACCCTGTACAGACTTTTGCCGATAAAGAAACGGGATGGAAGGGGTTATACGGTATATATTACGGATTTGAAGGCAACAATAGGGCTTATGAAATTATAAAGCCCATAATATTATCATTTAAGGGGAAAGTTTTGAATATTAATGAGAAATACAAGTCTCTCTACCATGCTGCTGCGTGTATTGTGTCGAATTATTTTGTAACACTGGCATATATTGCAGGCCACTTATTTGAGAGCATTGGGGCAGAATCTGATGAAGGAATCAAAGCCCTTAAGCCGTTAATTGAAAAAACATTATATAATATAGATTCTCTGGGCCCTGTAAATGCGCTTACGGGTCCGATTTCCAGAGGCGATATTGAGACTGTTGCAGGTCATATTGAAGCAATAAAAGAAAAAAATCCGGAAATATTGGATGTCTACAAAGCTTTAGGTAGAATTACGGTAGAGATTGGGTTGGAAAAGGGTACTATACATGATGAACAGGCAGAGTTATTAAAGAGGTTATTGGACTGA
- the larE gene encoding ATP-dependent sacrificial sulfur transferase LarE, whose amino-acid sequence MLIGNQANNKELNNKLNKLISILREKAALAIAFSGGVDSTFLLKVAQDTLKDNVIAVTAKWPIHSEREFKEAVDFVKQLNVRHIILKSDSIDDIEGFSQNPENRCYLCKREIFKKIKEVAKKNGFIHVADGSNIDDLKDYRPGIVALKELGIISPLRDAGLTKSDIRELSRETGLPTWNKPAFACLASRIPYGHEITKEKLEIIDKSEQFLIDSGFKQVRVRHHGDIARIEVSAEERSNFFNPGFMDEVHYKLKQYGFKYITLDLMGYRTGSLNDGVKK is encoded by the coding sequence ATGCTTATCGGAAATCAGGCTAATAATAAAGAGCTTAACAATAAATTGAATAAGCTAATATCTATTTTAAGAGAGAAAGCTGCCCTGGCTATAGCATTTTCAGGTGGTGTAGATAGTACGTTTCTTCTTAAAGTGGCCCAGGACACTTTAAAAGATAATGTTATAGCTGTTACGGCAAAGTGGCCTATTCATTCCGAAAGAGAATTTAAAGAAGCTGTAGATTTTGTGAAACAGTTAAATGTAAGACATATAATTTTGAAATCAGATAGTATTGATGATATAGAAGGGTTTTCTCAAAATCCTGAAAACAGGTGTTATTTGTGCAAAAGGGAGATTTTTAAAAAAATTAAAGAGGTTGCAAAGAAAAATGGCTTTATACATGTTGCCGATGGCTCCAATATTGATGACCTTAAGGATTACAGGCCGGGTATTGTTGCTTTAAAGGAGTTGGGTATTATAAGCCCATTAAGAGATGCGGGTTTAACGAAAAGCGACATAAGGGAGCTATCCAGAGAGACAGGCCTTCCTACATGGAATAAGCCGGCTTTTGCATGTCTTGCTTCCAGGATACCTTATGGACACGAAATTACAAAAGAAAAATTGGAAATAATTGACAAGTCGGAGCAATTTCTGATTGATTCAGGATTCAAACAAGTGAGGGTACGACATCACGGGGATATAGCACGGATTGAGGTATCTGCAGAAGAACGGAGCAATTTCTTTAATCCTGGATTTATGGATGAAGTTCATTACAAGCTTAAACAATATGGATTTAAGTATATAACCCTTGATTTAATGGGTTACAGGACCGGAAGTTTAAATGATGGGGTAAAAAAATAA